Proteins from a genomic interval of Skermanella sp. TT6:
- a CDS encoding L-idonate 5-dehydrogenase, with protein sequence MTASAFAATLYGPEDLRMVERPLGLLDPGMVRVRFGAGGICGSDMHYYRHARTGDFVVTSPLVLGHEVAGEIVEIGSGVTGLAAGDHVAVNPSRWCGTCVRCREGRENLCENIYFMGSASKTPHMQGGFASLFDATAAQCVKVPKELSFAAAALAEPLAVCLHAVARAGEMDGRRAILFGAGPIGLLTMLCAKLAGASEVAVVDIAAAPLAFAERLGADHVVDVSGGDEGLRDLSARRSFDVAFEVSGTPAGLASAIAGVRRGGTVVQIGNLAGGMLPVPANAVMSKELDLKGSFRFGAEYARAVSLIVSGGVDVMKLVTAERPLADAPEAFLLALDRSRSVKVVLTAS encoded by the coding sequence ATGACCGCATCCGCTTTCGCGGCAACCCTCTACGGCCCCGAGGACCTGCGCATGGTCGAGCGTCCGCTCGGCCTGCTCGACCCCGGAATGGTCCGCGTCCGGTTCGGCGCGGGCGGGATCTGCGGGTCCGACATGCATTATTACCGCCACGCGCGGACCGGCGACTTCGTCGTGACCTCCCCCCTGGTGCTGGGGCATGAGGTCGCGGGCGAGATCGTCGAGATCGGCTCCGGCGTGACCGGCTTGGCCGCGGGCGACCATGTCGCGGTCAACCCGTCGCGCTGGTGCGGCACCTGCGTGCGCTGCCGGGAAGGCCGCGAGAACCTGTGCGAGAACATCTACTTCATGGGCTCGGCGTCCAAGACGCCGCACATGCAGGGCGGTTTCGCCAGCCTGTTCGACGCGACCGCCGCCCAGTGCGTCAAGGTCCCGAAGGAGCTGTCCTTCGCCGCGGCGGCCCTGGCGGAGCCGCTGGCCGTCTGCCTGCACGCGGTCGCCCGCGCGGGGGAGATGGACGGCCGCCGGGCGATCCTGTTCGGCGCCGGCCCGATCGGCCTGCTGACCATGCTGTGCGCCAAGCTGGCGGGCGCCTCGGAGGTCGCGGTGGTCGACATCGCCGCGGCCCCCCTCGCCTTCGCCGAACGGCTCGGCGCCGACCACGTGGTCGATGTCTCCGGCGGCGACGAGGGCCTGCGCGACCTGTCGGCGCGGCGTTCCTTCGACGTCGCCTTCGAGGTGTCGGGAACCCCTGCGGGCCTCGCCTCCGCGATCGCCGGCGTGCGGCGGGGCGGCACGGTGGTCCAGATCGGCAACCTCGCCGGCGGCATGCTGCCGGTCCCGGCCAACGCCGTCATGTCGAAGGAGCTGGACCTGAAGGGATCGTTCCGGTTCGGCGCGGAATATGCGCGGGCGGTCTCGCTGATCGTGTCGGGCGGCGTCGACGTGATGAAGCTGGTGACGGCGGAGCGGCCGCTGGCCGACGCGCCGGAAGCCTTCCTCCTGGCGCTCGACCGCTCCCGGAGCGTCAAGGTCGTGCTGACCGCTTCCTGA
- a CDS encoding TRAP transporter large permease, with translation MTLLIVSFLVLMVVGIPVAVSMAVASLLYLVVYDVAPDVIVAQRMIAGVESFPLLAVPFFILAGNLMNIAGVTGRIYSFAVALVGWMKGGLAQVNIIGSVIFSGMSGTALADAAGIGTIEIKAMKDHGYPVEAAVGVTAASATLGPIFPPSLPFVIYGMMANVSIGALFLAGIIPGVVMTLLMMVTVALIAHKRGWGSDTGFEWNRLAEAGLEVIIVLTFPMVVYGLIWAGLSVNVALIISFAVLIALDWYFDWSAVMALMTPIILIGGMTMGWFTPTEAAVAAVIWSLFLGLVRYRTMTFRTLAKAGFDTIETTASVLFIVTAASIFAWLLTVGEAAQGLSDLILSITDNKWVFLILVNILVLIVGCFLDTIAAITILVPILLPIVLKFEIDPVHFGVIMTLNLMVGLLHPPLGMVLFVLSRVAKLSVERTTMAILPWLVPLFIALLMITFLPFITLWLPQTMGLIR, from the coding sequence ATGACCCTGCTGATCGTCTCCTTCCTCGTCCTCATGGTCGTGGGCATCCCCGTCGCCGTCTCCATGGCGGTGGCGTCCCTGCTCTATCTCGTGGTCTACGACGTGGCGCCCGACGTGATCGTCGCCCAGCGCATGATCGCCGGCGTGGAGAGCTTCCCGCTGCTCGCGGTCCCCTTCTTCATCCTGGCCGGCAACCTGATGAACATCGCCGGCGTGACCGGCCGAATCTACAGCTTCGCGGTCGCCCTGGTCGGATGGATGAAGGGCGGCCTGGCCCAGGTCAACATCATCGGCTCGGTGATCTTCTCCGGTATGTCGGGCACCGCGCTGGCCGACGCCGCCGGTATCGGCACCATCGAGATCAAGGCCATGAAGGACCACGGCTACCCCGTGGAGGCCGCGGTCGGCGTCACGGCGGCCTCGGCGACGCTCGGGCCGATCTTCCCGCCGTCCCTGCCCTTCGTGATCTACGGCATGATGGCCAACGTCTCGATCGGCGCCCTGTTCCTGGCCGGCATCATCCCGGGCGTCGTCATGACGCTGCTGATGATGGTCACCGTGGCGCTGATCGCGCACAAGCGCGGCTGGGGATCCGACACCGGGTTCGAGTGGAACCGGCTGGCGGAGGCCGGGCTCGAGGTGATCATCGTCCTGACCTTCCCGATGGTGGTCTACGGACTGATCTGGGCCGGGCTGTCGGTCAACGTGGCGCTGATCATCTCCTTCGCGGTCCTGATCGCGCTGGACTGGTATTTCGACTGGTCGGCCGTCATGGCGCTGATGACTCCGATCATCCTGATCGGCGGCATGACCATGGGCTGGTTCACCCCGACCGAGGCGGCTGTCGCCGCGGTGATCTGGTCGCTGTTCCTGGGCCTGGTGCGCTACCGGACCATGACGTTCCGCACCCTGGCTAAGGCCGGCTTCGACACGATCGAGACGACGGCGTCCGTCCTGTTCATCGTGACGGCCGCCTCCATCTTCGCCTGGCTGCTGACCGTGGGCGAGGCGGCCCAGGGCCTGTCCGACCTGATCCTGAGCATAACCGACAACAAGTGGGTCTTCCTGATCCTGGTCAACATCCTGGTGCTGATCGTCGGCTGCTTCCTGGACACCATCGCCGCGATCACCATCCTGGTGCCGATCCTGCTGCCGATCGTCCTGAAGTTCGAGATCGACCCGGTCCATTTCGGCGTGATCATGACGCTGAACCTGATGGTCGGACTGCTCCACCCGCCGCTGGGCATGGTGCTGTTCGTGCTGTCGCGCGTCGCCAAGCTGTCGGTCGAGCGGACCACCATGGCCATCCTGCCCTGGCTGGTGCCGCTGTTCATCGCACTGCTGATGATCACCTTCCTGCCCTTCATCACCCTGTGGCTTCCCCAGACGATGGGACTGATCCGATGA
- a CDS encoding TRAP transporter small permease, whose translation MSQHPPSDVAATADEIAHAFEEEVEAVDLSSYSVEDWITQAMFWAMAVAVFIQFFTRYVLNDSLAWTEEVAINFLVGVVFFGSIMCVRQSRHIQVDVLYHYIPPGPARVLSLFVDVVRIAFFGYGAYLVWKYSSLISEERMTMIDLPKSIVFHTVMVGFALMCLRAVQVMVENLRRGYSVLERPDAFMPPTGD comes from the coding sequence GTGTCGCAGCATCCTCCATCCGACGTCGCCGCCACCGCCGACGAGATCGCCCACGCCTTCGAGGAGGAGGTGGAGGCGGTCGATCTGTCCAGCTACTCGGTCGAGGACTGGATCACCCAGGCCATGTTCTGGGCCATGGCGGTCGCGGTCTTCATCCAGTTCTTCACCCGCTACGTCCTCAACGACAGCCTCGCCTGGACCGAGGAGGTCGCGATCAATTTCCTGGTCGGCGTCGTCTTCTTCGGGTCCATCATGTGCGTGCGGCAGTCGCGGCACATCCAGGTGGACGTGCTCTACCACTATATCCCGCCGGGGCCGGCGCGCGTGCTGTCGCTGTTCGTCGACGTCGTCCGGATCGCCTTCTTCGGCTATGGCGCCTATCTGGTCTGGAAATACTCCTCCCTGATCAGCGAGGAGCGCATGACCATGATCGACCTGCCGAAATCCATCGTCTTCCACACCGTCATGGTCGGCTTCGCCCTGATGTGCCTGCGCGCCGTGCAGGTGATGGTCGAGAACCTGCGCCGGGGCTATTCGGTGCTGGAACGTCCCGACGCATTCATGCCGCCCACGGGGGATTGA
- a CDS encoding sialic acid TRAP transporter substrate-binding protein SiaP: MFKTYAAAFAAVMALAVTAPAQAQTNLKWGHAYETSEPFHTESVWAAQEIEKRTEGRYKITVFPASQLGKENDLNQGLTLGSVDMIVSGSSFAARAYPPIGVTYYPYVFRGPEHLIAYTKSDVFKDLAAGYEKASGHHILAVTYYGTRHTTANKPIKSCEDMQGLKIRVPDVPAYLAMPRACGANTAPIAFAEVYLALQNGTVDAQENPLTTIEAKKFFEVQKHIILTGHITDHVNTTIAGRRWAKLSDEDKKIFTEVTQEAAARATRIVQEREASLVQTFKDRGLTVEEVDKAAFEKVVRAKVPLEEFKYRQEDYDRIQAVQ; this comes from the coding sequence ATGTTCAAGACATACGCCGCCGCCTTCGCGGCGGTCATGGCGCTCGCCGTCACGGCGCCGGCCCAGGCCCAGACCAACCTGAAATGGGGCCACGCCTACGAGACCTCCGAGCCGTTCCACACGGAGTCGGTCTGGGCGGCCCAGGAGATCGAGAAGCGCACCGAGGGCCGTTACAAGATCACCGTGTTCCCGGCCTCGCAGCTCGGCAAGGAGAACGATCTCAACCAGGGGCTGACCCTGGGAAGCGTCGACATGATCGTTTCCGGCTCCAGCTTCGCGGCACGGGCCTATCCGCCGATCGGCGTCACCTATTATCCCTACGTCTTCCGCGGTCCGGAGCACCTGATCGCCTATACCAAGAGCGACGTGTTCAAGGACCTGGCGGCGGGCTACGAGAAGGCTTCCGGCCACCATATCCTGGCCGTGACCTATTACGGCACCCGCCACACCACCGCAAACAAGCCGATCAAGAGCTGCGAGGACATGCAGGGCCTGAAGATCCGCGTGCCCGACGTGCCGGCATACCTGGCGATGCCGCGCGCCTGCGGCGCCAACACGGCGCCGATCGCCTTCGCCGAAGTCTACCTGGCGCTCCAGAACGGCACCGTGGACGCCCAGGAGAACCCGCTGACCACCATCGAGGCGAAGAAGTTCTTCGAGGTTCAGAAGCACATCATCCTGACCGGCCACATCACCGACCACGTCAACACGACCATCGCCGGCCGCCGCTGGGCCAAGCTGTCGGACGAGGACAAGAAGATCTTCACCGAAGTCACCCAGGAAGCGGCGGCACGCGCGACCCGGATCGTGCAGGAGCGCGAGGCGTCCCTGGTGCAGACCTTCAAGGATCGCGGCCTGACCGTCGAGGAGGTGGACAAGGCCGCCTTCGAGAAGGTCGTGCGCGCCAAGGTCCCGCTGGAGGAGTTCAAGTACCGCCAGGAAGACTACGACCGCATCCAGGCCGTCCAGTAA
- a CDS encoding FadR/GntR family transcriptional regulator encodes MPIETIEPRRLYRQVADHLKELIDRGEFKVGERLPTERELSDKLGISRPTVREALIALEVEKRVRIRVGSGIYVTEPPEAPSHLPPLSVPVEGPFELLRARAFIEGAIAAEAATHAGGSDIETMDSLLDAMERASGASNAEIISLDRQFHQAIAATVGNAVILRFVGDLFDQRINPYFQRLSRYFETPDTWRAAIGEHRAIRDAIVARDPQQAREAMQHHLQQSQSRFSASFEEEQVPSGA; translated from the coding sequence ATGCCGATCGAGACGATAGAACCGCGCCGGCTCTACCGGCAGGTGGCCGACCATCTGAAGGAGCTGATCGACAGGGGCGAGTTCAAGGTCGGCGAACGCCTGCCGACCGAACGCGAACTGTCGGACAAGCTCGGCATCTCGCGCCCGACCGTCCGTGAAGCCCTCATCGCGCTGGAGGTCGAGAAGCGCGTCCGCATCCGGGTCGGCTCGGGCATCTACGTGACCGAACCGCCCGAGGCGCCCTCCCACCTGCCGCCGCTTTCCGTACCCGTAGAAGGCCCTTTCGAACTGCTGCGCGCCCGCGCCTTCATCGAGGGCGCCATCGCGGCGGAAGCCGCGACCCACGCCGGCGGTTCCGATATAGAGACCATGGACAGCCTGCTGGACGCGATGGAGCGGGCCAGCGGCGCCAGCAACGCGGAGATCATCTCGTTGGACCGCCAATTCCACCAGGCGATCGCCGCCACGGTCGGCAACGCGGTGATCCTGCGCTTCGTCGGCGACCTTTTCGACCAGCGGATCAACCCGTATTTCCAGCGCCTCTCGCGCTATTTCGAGACACCCGACACCTGGCGGGCCGCGATCGGCGAGCACCGCGCGATCCGCGACGCCATCGTGGCGCGTGACCCGCAGCAGGCCCGCGAGGCGATGCAGCACCATCTCCAGCAGTCGCAAAGCCGCTTCTCCGCGAGCTTCGAGGAGGAGCAGGTCCCGTCCGGCGCTTAA
- the uxuA gene encoding mannonate dehydratase codes for MEQTWRWFGPEDAIRLPHVRQAGASGIVTALHHIPYGVVWTVEEIEKRKAMIAEDASLGLRWSVVESLPVSEPIKLGEGDLEPLFDNYRQSLRNLAACGITTVCYNFMPVLDWTRTQLAYPLPGGGRALRFNAHEYAAFDCFILERPGAEDEHAPEVMARAREWFDGASEDDKRRLLANIMAGLPGAFDRYDAPGLRRMLDRYKGMTRDGLRETLARFLREVIPTAEEVGIRMCIHPDDPPRPLLGLPRVVGSADDLAFITGAVPSDANGITFCTGSLGAGVDNDVPALAKRFAGHIKFAHLRNVAKEPDGSFMEADHLGGDVDMVSVVTTLLEEQKRRLDAGRADWRIPFRPDHGHELLDDIGKPTHPGYPMIGRLRGLAEIRGIMTAVSALRQLPV; via the coding sequence ATGGAACAGACCTGGCGCTGGTTCGGACCGGAGGACGCCATCCGCCTGCCGCATGTCCGGCAGGCCGGCGCCTCCGGGATCGTGACCGCCCTTCACCACATCCCCTACGGCGTCGTCTGGACGGTGGAGGAGATCGAGAAGCGCAAGGCCATGATCGCGGAGGACGCATCCCTGGGCCTGCGCTGGAGCGTGGTGGAAAGCCTGCCCGTGTCGGAGCCGATCAAGCTGGGCGAAGGCGACCTGGAGCCGCTGTTCGACAATTACCGCCAGTCGCTCCGCAACCTGGCGGCCTGCGGCATCACCACCGTCTGCTACAATTTCATGCCGGTGCTGGACTGGACCCGCACCCAGCTCGCATATCCCCTGCCCGGCGGCGGACGGGCGCTGCGTTTCAACGCGCACGAATACGCGGCCTTCGACTGCTTCATCCTGGAGCGGCCGGGCGCCGAGGACGAGCACGCCCCCGAGGTGATGGCCCGGGCGCGGGAATGGTTCGACGGCGCGTCGGAGGACGACAAGCGCCGGCTCCTGGCCAACATCATGGCCGGCCTGCCCGGCGCCTTCGACCGCTACGACGCGCCCGGGCTGCGGCGCATGCTCGACCGCTACAAGGGCATGACCCGCGACGGCCTGCGCGAGACCCTGGCCCGCTTCCTGCGGGAGGTGATCCCGACCGCGGAAGAGGTCGGCATCCGCATGTGCATCCATCCCGACGACCCGCCGCGCCCGCTGCTCGGACTGCCGCGCGTCGTGGGCAGCGCCGACGACCTCGCCTTCATCACCGGCGCGGTCCCGTCGGACGCCAACGGCATCACCTTCTGCACCGGCTCGCTCGGCGCCGGGGTTGACAACGACGTGCCCGCCCTGGCGAAGCGGTTCGCCGGGCACATCAAGTTCGCCCATCTGCGCAACGTCGCCAAGGAACCGGACGGATCGTTCATGGAAGCCGACCATCTCGGCGGCGACGTGGACATGGTGTCGGTCGTGACCACCCTGCTCGAGGAACAGAAGCGCCGCCTTGATGCCGGACGGGCCGACTGGCGCATCCCGTTCCGACCCGACCACGGGCACGAGCTCCTGGACGATATCGGCAAGCCGACCCACCCGGGCTATCCCATGATCGGGCGGTTGCGCGGCCTCGCCGAGATCCGGGGCATCATGACGGCGGTGTCGGCCCTTCGCCAGCTCCCGGTCTGA
- a CDS encoding mannitol dehydrogenase family protein → MTRRLDDRTLETLGAEIERPRHPRTSLQTGIVHMGLGAFHRAHQAVYTEDALNRRPGPWGICGVSLRSPETRDALAPQDNLYTVAVRDASGQRLRVVGSLTETLVAPEDPAAVLDRLTRPEVRIVTITVTEKGYCHDPATGALNERHPDIVHDLGNPDRPRTLAGFLVEALDRRRRAGTDPFTVLSCDNLPGNGHVAAGILRRFAELRDPDLGRWVADRVACPSSMVDRIVPATTDEDRAAVSAALGAEDAWPVMAEPFSQWVIEDHFPTGRPAWELEGAELVADVRPYEFMKLRLLNGSHSCIAYLGYLAGHATVSDAMADPHFARFVRELMDEEVTPTLDVPPGADLSRYKAALLERFANPALKHRTWQIAMDGSQKLPQRLLGTIRDRLAAGRPFDRLALGVAAWMRYVGGRDETGQPIDVRDPLADRLAATPAPALFGVREVFGDDLAGNPAFTTAVTRAYDRLVAVGAREAIQTIR, encoded by the coding sequence ATGACCCGCCGTCTCGATGATCGGACGCTGGAAACGCTGGGCGCGGAAATCGAGCGGCCCCGCCATCCCCGAACCTCGCTGCAAACCGGCATCGTCCATATGGGCCTCGGCGCCTTCCACCGCGCCCATCAGGCCGTCTATACCGAGGACGCGCTGAACCGCCGGCCGGGCCCCTGGGGCATCTGCGGCGTGTCCCTGCGCAGTCCGGAGACCCGCGACGCCCTGGCTCCCCAGGACAATCTCTATACCGTGGCCGTCCGCGACGCCTCGGGCCAGCGGCTCCGCGTGGTCGGGTCGCTGACCGAGACGCTGGTGGCGCCGGAAGACCCCGCGGCCGTGCTCGACCGCCTGACCCGGCCGGAGGTCCGCATCGTCACGATCACCGTGACCGAGAAGGGCTATTGCCACGACCCGGCGACCGGCGCCCTGAACGAGCGGCATCCCGACATCGTCCACGACCTGGGCAATCCGGACCGGCCCCGCACCCTGGCGGGATTCCTGGTGGAGGCGCTGGACCGCCGCCGGCGCGCCGGGACCGATCCCTTCACCGTGCTGTCGTGCGACAACCTGCCCGGCAACGGCCACGTGGCCGCCGGCATCCTGCGCCGCTTCGCCGAGCTGCGCGACCCCGACCTGGGCCGCTGGGTGGCGGACCGCGTCGCCTGCCCCAGCAGCATGGTCGACCGCATCGTCCCGGCCACCACGGACGAGGACCGCGCCGCCGTGTCCGCCGCCTTGGGCGCGGAGGATGCCTGGCCGGTCATGGCCGAGCCGTTCAGCCAGTGGGTGATCGAGGACCATTTCCCGACCGGCCGCCCGGCCTGGGAACTGGAAGGCGCCGAACTGGTCGCCGACGTGCGCCCGTACGAGTTCATGAAGCTCCGCCTGCTCAACGGCAGCCATTCCTGCATCGCCTACCTGGGCTATCTGGCCGGCCACGCCACCGTGTCGGACGCCATGGCCGACCCGCATTTCGCCCGCTTCGTCCGCGAGCTGATGGACGAGGAGGTGACGCCGACCCTCGACGTTCCGCCCGGCGCCGACCTGTCCCGCTACAAGGCCGCCCTGCTGGAACGCTTCGCCAATCCGGCCCTGAAGCACCGGACATGGCAGATCGCGATGGACGGGTCGCAGAAGCTGCCGCAACGCCTGCTCGGCACGATCCGCGACCGGCTCGCCGCCGGCCGGCCCTTCGACCGGCTGGCGCTCGGCGTCGCCGCCTGGATGCGCTATGTCGGCGGCCGGGACGAGACCGGGCAGCCGATCGACGTGCGCGACCCGCTGGCCGATCGCCTGGCCGCGACGCCCGCCCCCGCCCTGTTCGGCGTGCGCGAGGTGTTCGGCGACGACCTCGCCGGCAACCCCGCCTTCACCACCGCCGTGACGCGCGCCTACGACCGCCTGGTGGCGGTCGGCGCCCGCGAAGCCATCCAGACAATCCGCTGA
- a CDS encoding GntR family transcriptional regulator, producing the protein MLERIEASSAEPVARRVFREVRNAIVTMAFQPGQALSEQEIATRLGVSRQPVREAFIKLSEAGLVTIRPQRGTFIVKISMKQVFDARFVREAVELAVVRRACAEMPSDGIAGLRANLDAQRDAARSLDPVRFMDLDEAFHRGIAMGVGCDYAWRVVEETKAQMDRVRYLSVPHATPVDRLIAQHQAVVDCIAARDADRAEAAMRLHLREILTSLPELAERFPDFFERDAVVPLPGPRMS; encoded by the coding sequence ATGCTGGAGAGGATCGAGGCGAGTTCGGCGGAGCCGGTCGCCCGGCGCGTCTTCCGCGAGGTGCGGAACGCGATCGTGACCATGGCCTTCCAGCCGGGCCAAGCCCTGTCGGAGCAGGAGATCGCGACGCGGCTGGGCGTCAGCCGCCAGCCGGTGCGCGAAGCCTTCATCAAGCTGAGCGAAGCCGGGCTGGTGACCATCCGGCCGCAGCGGGGAACCTTCATCGTCAAGATCTCCATGAAACAGGTCTTCGATGCCCGCTTCGTGCGCGAAGCGGTCGAGTTGGCCGTGGTCCGGCGGGCCTGCGCCGAGATGCCGTCCGACGGCATCGCCGGGCTGCGCGCCAACCTGGACGCCCAGCGCGACGCCGCCCGATCCCTCGACCCGGTCCGCTTCATGGACCTGGACGAGGCGTTCCACCGCGGCATCGCAATGGGCGTCGGCTGCGACTATGCGTGGCGCGTGGTGGAGGAGACCAAGGCCCAGATGGACCGCGTCCGCTATCTCAGCGTTCCCCACGCGACCCCGGTGGACCGGCTGATCGCGCAGCACCAGGCCGTCGTGGACTGCATCGCCGCCCGCGACGCCGACCGGGCGGAAGCCGCGATGCGGCTGCACCTGCGCGAGATCCTGACCTCGCTGCCCGAGCTGGCCGAGCGGTTCCCGGACTTCTTCGAGCGCGACGCCGTCGTTCCCCTGCCGGGGCCGCGGATGTCGTGA
- the ybaK gene encoding Cys-tRNA(Pro) deacylase has translation MSRRTPATMALEKAKKPFELLRYDYDPEAPSIGLQAAQALGLAPSAVFKTLMVVAGDEPCVAIIPSDQELSLKAIAAAAGRKSAAMMRPADAERISGYHVGGISPLGQKKRLRCFLDASAADLPFLVVNGGQRGLQIKLAPADLVAATSAVVAALAAGSFGLNS, from the coding sequence GTGTCCAGGCGGACCCCGGCGACGATGGCTCTGGAAAAGGCGAAGAAGCCGTTCGAGCTTCTACGGTACGACTACGATCCCGAAGCGCCGTCGATCGGCCTCCAGGCGGCCCAGGCGCTCGGGCTGGCGCCGTCGGCGGTGTTCAAGACCCTGATGGTGGTGGCGGGGGACGAGCCCTGCGTCGCGATCATCCCATCGGACCAGGAACTCAGCCTCAAGGCGATTGCCGCCGCGGCGGGCCGCAAGTCCGCCGCCATGATGCGCCCCGCCGACGCCGAGCGGATCAGCGGCTACCATGTCGGCGGCATCAGCCCGCTGGGCCAGAAGAAGCGCCTGCGCTGCTTCCTCGACGCCTCCGCCGCGGACCTGCCGTTCCTGGTCGTCAACGGCGGCCAGCGCGGCCTTCAGATCAAGCTCGCCCCGGCCGACCTCGTCGCCGCCACCTCGGCGGTGGTCGCCGCCCTGGCCGCGGGCAGTTTCGGATTGAATTCCTAA